The following are from one region of the bacterium genome:
- the uvrB gene encoding excinuclease ABC subunit UvrB, which translates to MNKQTTFKLNSPFSPSGDQPVAILSLMKGLEKGYRHQTLLGATGTGKTFTMANVLAKHGKPTLVIAHNKTLAAQLAQEYQEFFPENAVHYFVSYYDYYQPEAYMPVTDTYIEKEAMINEEIDRLRHATTQALLTRRDVIIVASVSCIYGLGSPEEYEKEHMKIEAGKFIPRNDLIRALVNIHYKRTTADLLPGTFRVIGNFLEIMPINEKIIYRLTLSGGAEGTIDVIDPINRTHKKTLEHFFLFPAKHFITDKDKLKNSVKNIEAELKDQLKKFEKEKKLLEAERLKRRTRQDIAMLREVGYVNGIENYSRHLSGKMQGEAPDTLLSYFPKTEDGKADFLTIIDESHVTVPQIGGMYEGDASRKRTLIEHGFRLPSAADNRPLKFLEFEERVGQTIYTSATPGGYERKKSQQIANQIIRPTGLIDPVLEVRPIQESKTGKKAFAGQIHDFLREADKTIKGGGRVLATTLTKKMAEDLSEYIKEKKIKAAYLHSDIDTMERIEILSDFRKGKYDCLIGVNLLREGLDLPEVELIGILDADKEGFLRSETALIQTIGRAARNIKGKVILYADVVTGSMSRAIGETERRRKIQIDYNKKHGITPKTIVKSIRDITERLGTEHSKAVNRLLAVDRTLYEKNPSKLIKQKEKQMNAAVKILDFETAAILRDEILKLQSGK; encoded by the coding sequence GGCAAGCCGACTCTTGTTATCGCCCATAACAAAACATTGGCGGCCCAACTGGCCCAAGAATACCAAGAATTTTTTCCGGAAAATGCCGTGCATTATTTCGTCTCCTACTACGACTACTATCAGCCCGAGGCCTATATGCCCGTAACCGACACCTACATTGAAAAAGAGGCGATGATAAACGAAGAGATAGACCGTTTGCGTCATGCCACGACGCAGGCCCTTCTTACGCGAAGAGACGTCATTATTGTCGCCTCGGTCTCCTGCATTTACGGCTTGGGTTCTCCGGAAGAATATGAAAAAGAGCACATGAAAATAGAAGCAGGCAAATTTATTCCGAGAAATGATTTGATTCGCGCTCTTGTCAACATACATTACAAAAGAACCACTGCCGACCTTTTGCCGGGCACCTTTCGCGTCATTGGAAACTTTTTGGAAATAATGCCCATAAACGAAAAAATCATTTATCGGCTGACTCTTTCGGGTGGCGCCGAGGGAACCATTGACGTTATTGACCCCATAAACCGAACCCACAAAAAAACTCTTGAGCATTTTTTTCTTTTTCCCGCGAAACATTTTATTACCGACAAAGATAAATTGAAAAACTCCGTCAAAAACATAGAAGCTGAACTTAAAGACCAACTAAAAAAATTTGAAAAAGAAAAGAAACTTTTGGAAGCCGAGCGACTGAAAAGACGCACTCGGCAGGATATCGCCATGCTTAGAGAGGTCGGTTATGTAAACGGCATAGAAAACTATTCGCGGCACCTTTCGGGCAAAATGCAAGGCGAAGCGCCTGACACTCTTTTGTCATATTTTCCGAAAACAGAAGACGGCAAGGCGGATTTTCTGACTATCATAGACGAGTCGCATGTTACCGTGCCTCAAATCGGCGGAATGTACGAAGGGGACGCGTCCAGAAAACGGACACTTATTGAGCACGGTTTTCGGCTACCGTCCGCCGCCGACAATCGTCCTCTGAAATTTTTGGAATTTGAAGAAAGAGTCGGCCAAACCATTTACACTTCGGCCACCCCCGGGGGTTACGAAAGAAAGAAAAGCCAACAAATCGCGAACCAGATAATCCGTCCGACCGGCCTTATAGACCCCGTGCTTGAAGTACGGCCGATTCAGGAAAGCAAGACAGGAAAAAAAGCATTTGCCGGCCAAATACACGATTTTTTGAGGGAGGCGGACAAGACGATAAAAGGCGGAGGAAGGGTTCTCGCCACAACCCTTACAAAAAAAATGGCTGAAGACCTTTCGGAATATATAAAAGAGAAAAAAATAAAAGCGGCCTACCTGCACAGTGACATAGATACAATGGAGAGAATTGAAATCCTTTCGGATTTTCGCAAGGGCAAGTACGATTGTCTTATCGGGGTAAACCTTTTGCGAGAGGGACTGGACCTGCCGGAAGTGGAACTCATAGGAATTTTGGACGCCGACAAAGAAGGTTTTTTGCGCTCCGAAACGGCGCTAATACAAACCATTGGCAGAGCCGCCAGAAATATAAAAGGCAAAGTGATTTTGTACGCGGATGTCGTTACCGGTTCCATGAGCAGGGCCATTGGAGAGACCGAGCGCAGACGCAAAATACAAATTGACTACAACAAAAAGCACGGCATCACTCCGAAAACCATCGTCAAAAGCATCAGAGACATCACGGAGCGATTGGGGACGGAGCATTCAAAGGCGGTCAACCGGCTTTTGGCTGTGGACAGGACTCTTTACGAAAAGAATCCGTCCAAACTTATAAAACAGAAGGAAAAGCAAATGAACGCGGCCGTCAAAATTCTTGATTTTGAGACAGCGGCTATTTTAAGAGACGAAATATTAAAACTCCAAAGCGGTAAATAA